Within the Staphylococcus warneri genome, the region GCATGTTCGGTGAAGGACATAAATCTTTCGTATTCGGTCCATGTTCAGTTGAATCACAAGAGCAAGTAGATGCTGTAGCAGCAGATTTACAAGCAAAAGGTGAAAAGTTCATTCGTGGCGGGGCATTTAAACCACGTACATCTCCATATGATTTCCAAGGTTTAGGTGTTGAAGGACTTAAGATTTTAAAAAATGTTAAAGATAAATATAATTTAAACGTTATTAGTGAAATCGTGAACCCAAATGACTTTGAAATTGCTGATGAATATCTTGATGTTTTCCAAATTGGTGCACGTAACATGCAAAACTTTGAATTATTAAAAGAAGCAGGACGTACAAATAAACCAATTCTTTTAAAACGTGGATTATCAGCAACGATAGAAGAATTCACATATGCAGCTGAATATATTGCTTCTCAAGGTAATAGAAATATCATTCTATGTGAACGTGGTATTAGAACATATGAAAAAGCAACTAGAAATACATTAGATATTTCTGCAGTACCTATTTTAAAACAAGGGACACATTTACCTGTAATGGTTGATGTAACACACAGTACAGGTCGAAAAGATATTATGTTACCAACTGCAAAAGCAGCATTAGCGGTTGGTGCTGATGGTGTTATGGCTGAGGTACATCCGGATCCTTCTGTTGCTTTAAGTGATGCAGGTCAACAAATGGATTTAAATGAATTCAATGAATTCTATAAAGAATTAAAACTTTTAGCTGACATGTATAACGATAAGAAGCTTAAATAAAGCATTGACCTAGAACATAAATATGTTCTAGGTTTCTTTTTATGTAACAAATATGATCATTAAAGTGGCTATATAAAAGTACTTATTAATAAAATTAATTTGAATCTCTGTTGAGTTATATCATAGTTGCTTTTCATGGTAGTGAAGTCATTTTATTAATGAGTAATGAAACTAAAAATCTGACAGAAATGTGAACGTCAAAACAAATTTATTTCACTGAATCTCTAAATATGGTAAACTTTGAAAATAATATGAAAACATGATACTAAAGCGTATGAAGCGCTTTCAAGGAGGAAACTATGACTGTAACAATATATGACGTAGCTAGAGAAGCTAGAGTATCGATGGCAACGGTCTCTCGTGTAGTTAACGGAAATCAAAATGTTAAACCAGAAACTAGAAATAAAGTAAATGAAGTTATTAAAAAATTAAACTATCGACCAAATGCTGTTGCACGTGGACTTGCAAGTAAACGTACAACGACTGTAGGTGTCATTATCCCTGATATTTCTAATGTGTATTATTCTCAACTTGCACGTGGTTTAGAAGACATTGCAACGATGTATAAATATCATTCAATTATTTCCAATTCTGATAATGATTCAGAAAAAGAAAAAGAGATTTTTAATAATCTTTTAAGCAAACAAGTTGATGGCATTATTTTCTTAGGGGGTACCATTTCAGAAGAAATCAAAGAACTTATTAATCAATCTTCAGTTCCGGTTGTTGTATCAGGTACAAACGGTAAGGATGACCATGTTGCGTCAGTAAATATTGATTTTGAAAAAGCAGCTGAAGAGGTAACACAACAACTTATAAAGCAAGGTGCTAAATCATTTGCATTAGTTGGTGGCGATTATTCTAAAAAAGCACAAGAAGATGTACTTTCAGGTTTAAATAAAGTATTATCTGAAAATCAATTAAAATTAGATGAGTCACTTCATTTATCAGGAGCTGAAAGCTACAAAGAAGGTATGAAAGTCTTCGATAAAATTAAAGATAATTTACCAGATGCAGTTTTATCTATTAGTGATGAACAAGCTATCGGTATTTTACATGGTGCATTAGATGCAGGTATTAAAGTACCTGAAGAATTACAAATTGTAAGTTTTAATAATACGCGTTTAGTTGAAATGGTTCGACCACAATTATCTAGTGTGATTCAACCATTATATGACATCGGTGCTGTTGGTATGAGATTACTAACGAAATATATGAACGAAGAAGAAATTGATGAACCCAACGTGATTTTACCACATAGAATTGAATATAGAGGAACAACTAAATAGTTAAAAATAAAGCACACCGTTTATGCGGTGTGCTTTTAATTTGAAAGGTCATACCAACTGGCAACTAAATTCGATATACGTGCATTTTTTTCTGAAATTTCAGCAGTGCGTGGAACATAAGTATAGTCATTCAAACGGTCTTCCCATCTTTTAGGTAGTGTTACTGAACTATAATGCTTCCATTTATTAATCCAATTTAGAGGTAAGTAGCCTTGTTGAATTGGTTCATTAATTAAACTTAAATATAGATGACTCCATGCACGTGGAACAACACGCCACAAATTATAACCTCCACCACCAAACATAATTATTTTATTTTCTGTATATTTTTCAGCTAAATCCTTAAGCATATATGGTAGGTGATAAAGTGAACTTAAAGTACAACTCATATGTGTTAATGGGTCTCTATAATGGATGTCGACACCATTAACACTCAAGATAATATCAGGTTTGAATGCAGCTATGACAGGTTCAACTGTTGATTTGAAAGATTCTAAAAATGATTCATCTTCCGTATAGGGTTCTAAAGGCACATTGACAGTATAACCATATCCTATATCTTCACCACGTTCTGTATAATGACCAGATCCTGGGAATAAAAATTTACCTGTTTCATGGATAGAGTAAGTTAAAACTTCATTACTAGTGTAAAAACTCCATTGCGTTCCATCTCCATGGTGTGCATCTGTATCTATAATCATAACGCGTTGATTATAGCGATTAACTAAATATTGGGCTGTAATAGCAACATCGTTATAAA harbors:
- a CDS encoding bifunctional 3-deoxy-7-phosphoheptulonate synthase/chorismate mutase; this encodes MSNKLETYRQEIVSLNDQILELLSRRGELAQKIGEEKIKQGTRVYDPQREKEMINDLLDKNKGPFNDNVIKQLFKEIFKASTDLQKSENEKHLYVSRKLKPEDTIVHFDNGGMFGEGHKSFVFGPCSVESQEQVDAVAADLQAKGEKFIRGGAFKPRTSPYDFQGLGVEGLKILKNVKDKYNLNVISEIVNPNDFEIADEYLDVFQIGARNMQNFELLKEAGRTNKPILLKRGLSATIEEFTYAAEYIASQGNRNIILCERGIRTYEKATRNTLDISAVPILKQGTHLPVMVDVTHSTGRKDIMLPTAKAALAVGADGVMAEVHPDPSVALSDAGQQMDLNEFNEFYKELKLLADMYNDKKLK
- the ccpA gene encoding catabolite control protein A, whose product is MTVTIYDVAREARVSMATVSRVVNGNQNVKPETRNKVNEVIKKLNYRPNAVARGLASKRTTTVGVIIPDISNVYYSQLARGLEDIATMYKYHSIISNSDNDSEKEKEIFNNLLSKQVDGIIFLGGTISEEIKELINQSSVPVVVSGTNGKDDHVASVNIDFEKAAEEVTQQLIKQGAKSFALVGGDYSKKAQEDVLSGLNKVLSENQLKLDESLHLSGAESYKEGMKVFDKIKDNLPDAVLSISDEQAIGILHGALDAGIKVPEELQIVSFNNTRLVEMVRPQLSSVIQPLYDIGAVGMRLLTKYMNEEEIDEPNVILPHRIEYRGTTK
- a CDS encoding acetoin utilization protein AcuC → MSTKNRTGYVYSDDILKYRFNNEHPFNQMRLKLTTELLLDAQFLTKENILEPRIATDDEIGLIHKYDYIQAIKHASHGILSAEEAKKYGFNEDTVPFRHMHQHCARIVGGALNLADKIMDGTYTNGCHLGGGLHHALAGRANGFCIYNDVAITAQYLVNRYNQRVMIIDTDAHHGDGTQWSFYTSNEVLTYSIHETGKFLFPGSGHYTERGEDIGYGYTVNVPLEPYTEDESFLESFKSTVEPVIAAFKPDIILSVNGVDIHYRDPLTHMSCTLSSLYHLPYMLKDLAEKYTENKIIMFGGGGYNLWRVVPRAWSHLYLSLINEPIQQGYLPLNWINKWKHYSSVTLPKRWEDRLNDYTYVPRTAEISEKNARISNLVASWYDLSN